One genomic segment of Paenibacillus xylanexedens includes these proteins:
- a CDS encoding short chain dehydrogenase, which yields MKRALVIGGNGTLGKAVVAKLRDYSVEVITAGRQSGDVQVDMMSTESITTLFETVRNIDYVIVAAGQTHYAKLEELTPENNMISVQGKLLGQVNIVLIGQHYINDKGSFTLVSGIIQDHPIEQGASSAMVNGAIDSFARAAAFELPRGIRLNSVSPNLFVESAEKYKDFFIGFNPVPVEKVANTFIQSALGIETAQNFKIY from the coding sequence ATGAAAAGAGCTTTGGTCATTGGTGGAAACGGAACATTAGGTAAAGCCGTTGTTGCGAAACTGAGAGATTATTCCGTTGAGGTTATTACAGCAGGTAGACAATCCGGGGATGTTCAGGTGGATATGATGTCGACAGAGAGTATTACTACCCTCTTCGAAACGGTGAGAAATATTGATTACGTCATTGTGGCGGCGGGCCAGACCCATTATGCGAAACTCGAAGAACTTACACCTGAGAACAATATGATTAGTGTGCAGGGTAAACTGCTTGGACAGGTCAATATCGTATTGATTGGACAGCACTATATTAACGACAAGGGGAGTTTCACGCTGGTCAGTGGCATTATACAAGACCACCCTATTGAGCAAGGTGCATCAAGTGCTATGGTCAATGGGGCTATTGATTCGTTTGCCAGAGCGGCAGCGTTTGAGTTACCAAGAGGCATTCGTTTGAATTCGGTTAGTCCTAATTTGTTTGTAGAGTCGGCGGAAAAATATAAGGATTTCTTTATTGGATTTAATCCCGTACCTGTAGAGAAAGTGGCTAATACGTTTATCCAGAGTGCACTTGGGATTGAAACAGCCCAAAATTTTAAAATATATTAA
- a CDS encoding ABC transporter substrate-binding protein: protein MMYKQHYVKITGILFILAMLLVACGQTPASTSQPSADGVKSAAGTDGDSSTESATKTVESASGSKKIPAHPERIVSINMEDIILSLEVPLVLATPIGRQDYLNEQLEAQGVDVEPINESVNFEAVVSANPDLIIANASLDAKILEQLEKIAPTITYDRRNWQESIVQVATALDIEERAEQLLQKNKDQVTEAQKLSADITKTKPTVAFLRLEEKDMRLFFSSIPSTPFPASSYVGAGYEVGFTPDALVTKLEAENPDRMNASISVELLPEIKADYLFIVSISSDGSAEALQKTKDELNEIQLLQVWKSLPAVQNGHVYVLNAKKWLIDGPIAESLKRNEMLEVLGLPAP, encoded by the coding sequence ATGATGTACAAACAGCATTATGTCAAAATAACGGGGATCCTGTTCATACTCGCCATGTTACTTGTTGCGTGTGGGCAGACACCTGCAAGCACTTCGCAGCCATCTGCAGATGGCGTAAAGTCAGCTGCGGGGACAGATGGCGACTCATCCACTGAATCAGCTACTAAGACCGTGGAGAGCGCTAGTGGCAGCAAAAAAATCCCGGCACATCCCGAACGGATTGTGTCCATTAATATGGAGGACATTATCCTCTCCTTGGAGGTACCACTGGTACTTGCTACACCTATTGGTCGGCAAGATTACCTGAATGAGCAACTTGAAGCTCAAGGCGTGGATGTCGAACCCATCAATGAAAGTGTCAATTTTGAAGCTGTAGTCAGCGCCAATCCGGACCTCATTATTGCCAATGCCAGTTTGGATGCCAAAATTCTCGAACAACTCGAGAAGATCGCGCCTACGATCACTTATGATCGCCGTAATTGGCAGGAATCTATCGTGCAGGTAGCTACTGCACTGGATATTGAAGAGCGAGCTGAACAGCTTTTACAAAAAAATAAAGATCAAGTAACTGAAGCTCAGAAGCTTTCAGCCGATATCACCAAAACCAAACCTACAGTTGCATTCCTGCGCCTGGAAGAGAAAGATATGCGTTTGTTCTTCTCGTCCATTCCATCCACGCCATTCCCAGCTTCCAGTTATGTAGGAGCGGGTTATGAGGTTGGATTCACTCCCGATGCTCTCGTTACCAAACTTGAGGCAGAGAATCCGGATCGGATGAATGCCAGTATCTCGGTAGAGCTTTTGCCTGAAATCAAAGCAGACTATCTTTTTATCGTGTCCATTAGCTCAGATGGATCAGCTGAAGCGTTGCAAAAAACAAAAGATGAACTCAACGAAATCCAGCTACTCCAAGTGTGGAAAAGCCTACCCGCTGTTCAAAATGGCCATGTCTATGTCCTCAATGCTAAGAAATGGCTCATTGACGGCCCCATTGCCGAATCGCTCAAACGTAATGAAATGCTCGAAGTTCTTGGACTACCTGCTCCCTGA
- a CDS encoding helix-turn-helix domain-containing protein, with amino-acid sequence MTLQVFPLISNGEHTRDLYARFKTSEVLDQASFLPPFVLTDSHLLLICTGGEANIRIGHRLNHATLGKMYLILPGTAIEYTTDEVHPLQGIAIYFDMLKPLSDINKATSGSTVREVYQKGLLRSSYADELPHELFQECTRIASQLHECISVPQENRPFRIQTLMHELLTHVYAPPKESSIGDSEHTSALDQTIELIELGYAEHLSREVLAGVAGMSVWHYSRVFKNSTGISPMEYVNSIRMDRAKEMLLVPGQTIKHIASQVGFQDEFYFSRKFKKYVGVSPSTYQRQKRSKIATLSFGTTGHLLALQIIPHAALIDNRRDQHRNLFFSNIPYHLGRSKRMNPRIWQTNVELLMQASPDLILCNEYEANTLKRTLQRIAPTIVIPWKGLSWREHFIQVASIVGQQQDAQQWLEQYDDKVIQAKEQLTHLIGKDTVSIIHIMMGHLLIYGRRNGGAVLYNDLDVSPSHDLLPGQVYRVLDDQELPQMVGDRMLLIVDQDSESQQRWHKVQHTQLWQDLMPVQNQHVYLLDEMPWLDYSPYAHDQIIDETLKLFGGTQHINP; translated from the coding sequence GTGACTTTGCAAGTCTTTCCACTGATATCTAACGGTGAACATACCCGTGACCTATATGCAAGATTCAAGACATCCGAAGTTCTCGATCAAGCGTCTTTTCTTCCCCCATTCGTATTAACGGACTCACATCTTCTGCTCATCTGTACTGGTGGTGAGGCCAATATCCGTATTGGGCACAGGCTGAATCATGCCACACTCGGCAAAATGTATCTGATCCTGCCAGGAACAGCGATAGAATATACAACGGATGAGGTTCATCCTTTACAGGGCATCGCGATATATTTTGATATGTTGAAGCCTCTCTCCGATATCAATAAAGCTACTTCCGGCTCTACTGTAAGGGAGGTATACCAAAAAGGGTTACTTCGTTCATCTTACGCTGATGAATTACCGCATGAACTTTTTCAGGAATGTACCAGAATTGCCTCACAGCTCCACGAATGCATCTCTGTACCTCAAGAAAATCGTCCATTTCGTATTCAGACTTTGATGCATGAATTGTTGACCCATGTGTATGCTCCTCCCAAAGAAAGTTCAATAGGAGATTCCGAACACACCTCTGCTTTGGATCAAACGATTGAACTTATTGAGCTTGGATATGCTGAGCATCTTTCTCGTGAAGTTCTTGCCGGAGTGGCAGGCATGAGTGTGTGGCACTATTCGCGGGTATTCAAAAATAGCACTGGCATCAGTCCCATGGAATACGTGAATAGCATCCGCATGGACCGGGCCAAAGAGATGCTGCTCGTCCCCGGCCAAACCATCAAACATATCGCCTCACAGGTTGGTTTTCAGGACGAGTTTTACTTTAGTCGCAAATTCAAAAAATATGTTGGCGTGTCTCCCTCTACCTATCAACGGCAGAAACGCAGTAAAATTGCCACTCTCTCCTTCGGAACCACTGGCCATCTGCTGGCATTACAGATCATCCCCCATGCGGCATTGATCGATAACCGACGGGATCAACACAGGAATCTGTTTTTCTCGAATATCCCTTATCATCTGGGACGTAGCAAACGCATGAATCCTCGTATCTGGCAAACCAACGTTGAGTTGTTGATGCAAGCGAGCCCGGACCTCATACTCTGTAATGAGTACGAAGCCAATACGTTAAAAAGAACGCTGCAGCGAATTGCGCCTACCATCGTTATCCCATGGAAAGGATTGAGCTGGCGGGAACACTTCATACAAGTTGCCTCCATTGTGGGACAGCAACAAGATGCTCAGCAATGGTTGGAGCAGTACGATGACAAGGTAATCCAAGCCAAAGAGCAGCTTACTCATTTAATCGGTAAGGATACGGTCTCCATTATTCATATCATGATGGGTCATCTGTTAATCTACGGGCGACGCAATGGGGGCGCTGTTCTATATAACGATCTCGACGTGTCGCCTTCACACGATCTGCTTCCAGGGCAAGTCTATCGTGTATTGGATGATCAGGAGTTGCCTCAAATGGTTGGAGATCGCATGTTACTGATTGTGGACCAGGACTCAGAATCCCAGCAACGTTGGCATAAAGTACAACATACTCAGTTATGGCAAGATTTGATGCCTGTGCAGAACCAACATGTATATCTGCTTGATGAAATGCCTTGGTTGGATTATTCACCATATGCCCATGATCAGATCATCGATGAAACCCTGAAACTTTTTGGTGGGACTCAGCACATTAATCCATGA
- a CDS encoding LysR family transcriptional regulator, producing MNLIKLQIVELIDKHHHMTSVAELLGIKQPTVTFHMKSLEEEMGVRLFESRSGKTFLTEAGQALLHYSVKINALTQEARRIVKEYDSLYRGTLHIGASYVPATYLLPAIFNTFSQEFPGIRIILSVKPSPVIREMLIRHQIDLGVISSEPFVGPALQAETLCEDDLVLICSPQHGLAQKDALTPDHIAQIPFALHGNESSTRRLTNQWLAQHDIRLRSTVEMDSLEAIKQLVLIGGHVSFMSRMAVQWEEQHGLIQVLPIPGEQAPRHIYTVHNKDRHPSVQVNRFKEVLREVSHGSPLSMADCPDPL from the coding sequence TTGAATCTGATCAAATTGCAAATTGTTGAGCTGATCGACAAGCATCATCACATGACAAGCGTGGCCGAGTTACTGGGGATCAAACAACCTACCGTTACATTTCATATGAAGTCATTGGAGGAAGAGATGGGTGTGCGATTATTTGAATCGCGGAGTGGGAAGACTTTTTTAACCGAGGCCGGACAGGCTTTGCTCCACTATTCTGTCAAAATCAATGCTCTGACCCAAGAGGCAAGGCGGATCGTAAAGGAATATGACAGTCTCTATCGGGGCACCCTGCACATTGGAGCAAGCTATGTACCGGCTACATATCTGCTGCCTGCCATATTCAATACCTTTTCGCAGGAATTCCCGGGCATTCGTATCATCTTATCCGTCAAACCATCACCTGTTATTCGCGAGATGTTGATTCGACATCAGATTGATCTGGGGGTGATCTCTTCCGAGCCATTTGTTGGACCCGCACTGCAAGCTGAGACGTTGTGTGAAGACGACCTGGTATTGATCTGTTCTCCGCAGCATGGGTTGGCCCAGAAGGATGCATTAACCCCTGATCATATCGCGCAGATTCCTTTTGCCCTACACGGCAATGAATCCAGTACTCGTCGGTTAACCAATCAATGGCTTGCGCAACATGATATTCGTTTGCGGAGTACCGTGGAGATGGATTCCCTGGAAGCGATCAAACAGCTCGTGTTAATCGGGGGGCATGTCTCATTCATGTCTCGGATGGCGGTACAGTGGGAGGAACAGCACGGGCTCATTCAAGTTCTTCCCATTCCGGGAGAGCAAGCGCCGCGCCATATCTATACGGTACATAACAAGGACCGCCACCCTTCAGTTCAGGTAAACCGCTTCAAAGAAGTGCTACGAGAGGTGAGTCACGGCTCCCCCCTTTCTATGGCTGATTGCCCTGATCCGCTATAA
- a CDS encoding ABC transporter ATP-binding protein, with product MKLEMTGIQKSFNQTPALLPTDLTLEHGKFTTLLGPSGCGKTTLLRMLAGLEQPDAGEIRADGQCIYSAVKRIDIPTHKRNLGMVFQDFALWPHMTVYENVAFGLKAGKQKSDLRQKVNEALGMVRLQGMEDRYPHQLSGGQQQRVAFARAVAVRPGVILFDEPLSALDAVLREEMRIEMMSLVRDMGLTALYVTHDQIEAMSMSDEIVVMQKGRILQKGSPETIYSAPSDPYVASFIGKSNWLTPNQSMVRPEHVTWNKTGHDDLCYPGTVLSVSYVGERYEVRVQMEGLGVWTAYMNQRVRVGERVQLYVTPERICRMDGYDHQSMKQNEAIAVAY from the coding sequence ATGAAATTAGAGATGACAGGAATTCAAAAATCATTTAATCAAACACCCGCACTGCTGCCGACAGATCTAACGCTTGAACATGGAAAGTTCACGACCCTGCTCGGCCCATCGGGCTGTGGCAAAACAACACTGCTCCGCATGTTGGCCGGGCTGGAACAGCCGGACGCGGGGGAGATTCGTGCAGATGGTCAGTGTATCTACTCTGCGGTGAAGCGGATTGATATACCAACACACAAGCGTAATCTGGGCATGGTGTTTCAGGATTTTGCATTATGGCCGCATATGACTGTATACGAAAATGTAGCATTTGGCCTGAAGGCCGGAAAACAGAAATCTGATCTGCGACAAAAGGTGAACGAAGCACTTGGCATGGTCCGCCTGCAAGGCATGGAAGATCGATATCCTCATCAGCTGTCTGGTGGACAGCAGCAACGGGTTGCTTTTGCCAGAGCCGTAGCGGTTAGACCTGGTGTGATCCTGTTCGATGAGCCACTGAGTGCACTGGATGCTGTACTCCGGGAAGAGATGCGTATTGAGATGATGTCCTTGGTACGAGACATGGGACTGACTGCGCTGTACGTCACACATGATCAGATTGAGGCGATGTCGATGTCGGATGAGATTGTGGTGATGCAGAAGGGGCGGATATTGCAAAAAGGAAGCCCGGAAACGATCTACTCGGCGCCAAGTGATCCGTATGTCGCTTCGTTTATCGGAAAGTCCAACTGGCTCACGCCTAATCAATCGATGGTGCGACCAGAGCATGTCACCTGGAACAAAACAGGTCATGATGATCTGTGTTATCCAGGGACGGTACTTAGTGTCAGCTATGTAGGTGAACGTTATGAAGTACGAGTGCAGATGGAAGGGCTGGGCGTATGGACAGCCTATATGAACCAAAGGGTGCGCGTAGGGGAGCGTGTACAGCTCTATGTAACCCCTGAGCGGATATGCCGAATGGACGGTTATGACCACCAGAGTATGAAGCAAAACGAAGCGATCGCAGTGGCATATTAA
- a CDS encoding ABC transporter substrate-binding protein: MLGMNTRKKSAMLLLTAVMSISLFGCSTGNSTTGNAAQPAGEGNTAAAAETTKPAGGKLVLYSAGPQKLADNIVSGFTDKTGIEVEMFQGTTGKILARMEAEKSNPVADVVILASLPSAQALKADGLTMPYPEAANADKLNKDWSDAEGNYFSSSASALGIVYNTKLVSTPPTSWAELATPAWKDAVNIPDPTLSGSALDFITGYLSANGEKGWDLLSAYKANGAAMAGANQEALDPVITGAKSIVAAGVDYMAYSSKAKGEPLDIVYPEEGTVISPRPAAILKSSPNVENAKAFIDYLLSDEAQKLVADAYLIPGREDIEATNRANVKDIPQLKVDWNWMSEHGEETAARFSETFK; this comes from the coding sequence ATGTTGGGTATGAACACACGGAAAAAGAGCGCAATGCTGTTATTAACTGCGGTAATGAGTATCAGTTTGTTCGGATGTAGTACAGGGAACTCGACCACAGGCAACGCGGCACAACCCGCGGGTGAAGGAAACACAGCAGCGGCGGCGGAAACAACGAAACCGGCTGGCGGCAAGTTGGTCTTGTACAGTGCTGGCCCACAGAAGCTGGCGGATAACATTGTGAGCGGATTTACAGACAAAACAGGGATCGAAGTTGAGATGTTCCAGGGAACGACAGGCAAAATTCTGGCTCGTATGGAAGCTGAGAAATCCAATCCGGTTGCAGACGTTGTAATCCTGGCCTCTTTACCTTCAGCACAGGCTCTGAAAGCCGATGGACTGACTATGCCATACCCTGAAGCAGCCAATGCAGACAAGTTGAACAAGGACTGGTCGGATGCAGAGGGCAATTATTTCAGCAGCAGTGCTTCCGCACTGGGCATTGTGTATAACACCAAACTGGTATCTACACCACCAACAAGTTGGGCAGAGCTGGCTACGCCTGCGTGGAAAGATGCAGTAAACATTCCCGACCCTACATTATCAGGTTCAGCACTCGACTTCATCACAGGATACCTGAGCGCAAATGGTGAAAAAGGTTGGGATCTGCTGAGTGCCTATAAAGCCAATGGTGCAGCGATGGCAGGCGCCAATCAGGAAGCACTTGATCCGGTCATTACGGGGGCCAAAAGCATCGTAGCAGCAGGTGTGGACTACATGGCGTATTCCTCCAAGGCAAAAGGCGAACCACTGGATATCGTATATCCTGAGGAAGGCACGGTAATCAGCCCAAGACCGGCAGCGATTCTGAAATCCAGCCCAAATGTAGAGAATGCCAAAGCGTTCATTGACTACCTGTTGTCTGATGAAGCACAGAAGCTTGTTGCAGATGCCTATCTGATCCCGGGCCGCGAAGACATTGAAGCGACTAACCGTGCCAATGTGAAGGATATTCCACAGCTTAAAGTGGATTGGAACTGGATGAGCGAACATGGCGAAGAGACAGCAGCTCGTTTTTCCGAGACTTTTAAGTAA
- a CDS encoding ABC transporter permease yields MDNNRIFRRVGVILALFLLTISIGVPLLLIFWQSVYPDGQWDWMAPIRTITGHHLSGVLLNSVWLGICVVAVTTLLALPLAWMMAKTRMGEHRWVDVILMIPFMTPPYIGSMGWILFMQKGGYLQQWLPSSAGWSELFFSFWGMVLIMSLHLFPFLYLLLRDALIRIGGNLEEAGAVHGARAGYRFRRIILPLLLSSYGMGIMLVFVKTIAEFGTPATFGRKIGYYVMTSEIHKYISSWPIDFGKATSLASVLLSVCLVMWYMQSAMSRKFTYRLVGGKGQRSKRYSLRGGAGWLCGVYLAILLILSIGIPYFSIIAASTMKLRGSGIAFDNLTLDHYKELLSWGSVSMKAIGNSLGLSLAASTVAVIIGTGFALAIGRSSSFMQRVIDLFSLLPNTVPGIVMVVGLILFWNSPWMPVTLYNTYGMVVLTYVVLFLPYTVQYVKSSFTQIDGTLFQAGQVFGGKPLYILRRILIPLILPGMLAGWMMTFTIATRELVGSLLILPPSMQTSATYIFAQFEQGQVSLGMAMAVVTVGMTVLMLLGIELLNSKRKWNAS; encoded by the coding sequence ATGGACAACAACCGAATTTTTCGGAGAGTGGGCGTGATTCTGGCCCTCTTTCTGCTGACTATAAGCATTGGCGTACCGCTCTTGCTGATCTTCTGGCAAAGTGTGTATCCGGACGGACAATGGGACTGGATGGCTCCGATTCGCACGATTACAGGTCATCATCTATCGGGTGTATTGCTGAATTCCGTCTGGCTTGGTATCTGCGTTGTAGCAGTAACCACGCTGCTGGCGCTACCGCTGGCTTGGATGATGGCGAAGACTCGGATGGGTGAGCATCGCTGGGTGGATGTGATCCTGATGATTCCGTTCATGACCCCGCCGTATATCGGATCGATGGGCTGGATTCTGTTTATGCAAAAAGGGGGATACCTGCAGCAATGGCTGCCCTCATCTGCTGGCTGGAGTGAGCTGTTCTTCAGCTTCTGGGGCATGGTGCTCATCATGAGCCTGCACCTGTTCCCATTCCTGTATCTGCTGCTTCGGGATGCATTGATCCGCATCGGTGGCAATCTGGAAGAAGCGGGAGCTGTGCACGGTGCACGTGCGGGGTATCGTTTCAGACGTATTATTTTACCCCTGTTGTTGTCGTCTTACGGCATGGGAATCATGCTGGTCTTTGTCAAAACGATTGCGGAATTCGGAACACCGGCGACCTTTGGACGCAAGATTGGCTATTATGTCATGACCTCCGAGATCCATAAGTACATATCCAGTTGGCCGATTGACTTCGGCAAGGCGACTTCACTGGCATCGGTGCTGCTGTCCGTCTGTCTGGTGATGTGGTATATGCAGTCTGCCATGAGTCGAAAGTTCACGTATCGTCTAGTCGGTGGCAAAGGACAACGTTCGAAGCGATATTCTCTTCGTGGCGGAGCAGGATGGTTGTGCGGGGTATATCTTGCAATCCTGTTGATCCTGTCGATAGGTATCCCGTATTTCTCCATCATCGCCGCTTCGACCATGAAGTTACGGGGATCGGGAATTGCTTTTGATAATCTCACCTTGGATCATTACAAGGAGCTGTTATCTTGGGGATCAGTGAGTATGAAGGCCATCGGGAACAGTCTGGGATTATCCCTCGCGGCTTCAACCGTTGCTGTTATTATCGGAACCGGGTTTGCGCTGGCGATCGGCAGATCTTCTTCATTCATGCAGCGTGTGATTGACTTGTTCAGTCTGTTGCCTAATACGGTGCCGGGTATCGTGATGGTCGTGGGTCTGATTCTGTTCTGGAACTCACCTTGGATGCCAGTTACGTTGTATAACACCTACGGCATGGTTGTGCTCACGTACGTTGTGCTCTTCTTGCCTTACACCGTGCAGTATGTAAAATCGAGCTTTACCCAGATTGACGGAACGTTGTTCCAGGCTGGGCAAGTCTTTGGCGGGAAGCCGCTGTATATTCTGCGGCGAATCCTGATCCCGCTGATCCTGCCCGGCATGCTGGCGGGTTGGATGATGACCTTTACGATTGCTACCCGGGAGCTGGTAGGTTCGTTGTTGATTCTTCCGCCGTCGATGCAGACGTCGGCTACGTATATTTTTGCCCAGTTTGAACAAGGTCAGGTATCCCTCGGAATGGCGATGGCCGTTGTGACTGTAGGCATGACGGTGCTGATGCTGCTGGGAATCGAACTGCTGAATTCAAAGAGAAAGTGGAATGCATCATGA
- a CDS encoding MBL fold metallo-hydrolase, which produces MIKLSVWGGAGEHGRSAYLLSGSQFHLLLDCGVKKEGTGEYPMIDPEIVPQLDAVLLSHAHEDHSVAIPLLYKMGYQGEVWTTRETRAQLRTYFANWRRFVERVGEELPYDEADEQAIRYRYLEDEVVSQTWFEPIPEVKVMWGRSGHLAGSVWFGVEMEGKRIFYSGDYTSESMLLQEDCPAEAFWKTNMLRENPVSDAPSSERWGIEELIAINSGQKAGEFITSQDQTSVASEASSRTLVSMEIPMKQRNFTSNVADGAVRAGRANVADVADAAPISSVVVDLAIIDAAYGTDQDAQADKLEQLEQAIRQTIAQGGKVLLPMPVVGRGQEIILWAQQQFPAIPIVVEQGLVDGMKQLMHVPYWLREKGEHVNGSSLKDKIDGFLTGRGWDLPTTTQEREQLLEHHAASLWFIPDGMMQSSLARWYYSQLSDREENLILLTGHVAHGTFGDKLLQVPDKYGVCEVRKIRYKVHQGWKDVERMLHLIPAKHTVLVHADRAETDRLKEGLLRNSPSPGTVIHSLSAGDELYL; this is translated from the coding sequence ATGATCAAACTGAGCGTATGGGGCGGTGCAGGGGAACACGGACGTTCCGCCTATCTCCTGAGCGGGAGCCAGTTCCACCTTTTGCTGGATTGTGGTGTGAAAAAAGAAGGCACGGGCGAGTATCCGATGATTGACCCGGAGATTGTCCCCCAACTGGATGCGGTCCTGTTGTCCCACGCCCATGAGGATCATTCGGTCGCCATCCCTTTGCTGTACAAGATGGGCTACCAGGGTGAAGTGTGGACGACGAGAGAGACGAGGGCGCAGCTGCGTACGTATTTTGCCAACTGGCGTAGGTTTGTAGAGCGTGTAGGCGAAGAACTTCCTTATGATGAAGCAGATGAGCAAGCTATTCGTTATCGGTATCTGGAGGATGAGGTGGTATCCCAAACCTGGTTCGAACCCATTCCTGAAGTAAAAGTGATGTGGGGCCGTAGTGGACATCTGGCTGGATCGGTGTGGTTTGGGGTTGAAATGGAAGGTAAGCGGATTTTCTATTCCGGGGACTACACGTCCGAATCGATGCTTTTACAGGAGGATTGTCCAGCGGAGGCATTTTGGAAGACAAACATGCTTCGTGAGAATCCTGTGTCCGATGCTCCTAGCAGCGAGCGGTGGGGTATAGAGGAACTAATCGCTATAAACAGTGGGCAAAAGGCTGGAGAATTCATAACGTCACAAGATCAGACATCTGTTGCATCAGAGGCGTCGTCAAGAACACTTGTATCCATGGAGATACCCATGAAGCAGAGAAATTTCACATCCAATGTAGCAGATGGAGCAGTCAGAGCAGGCAGAGCAAACGTAGCAGACGTTGCAGACGCTGCGCCAATATCTTCGGTCGTGGTGGATCTGGCGATCATTGATGCGGCCTACGGTACGGACCAAGATGCACAGGCTGACAAACTGGAACAGCTGGAACAAGCCATTCGCCAGACGATTGCTCAAGGTGGAAAGGTGCTCTTACCTATGCCTGTCGTAGGGCGTGGACAGGAGATCATACTGTGGGCACAGCAACAATTCCCGGCTATCCCAATCGTAGTGGAACAAGGGCTGGTGGACGGCATGAAGCAGCTTATGCATGTTCCGTATTGGTTGAGGGAGAAGGGAGAGCATGTCAACGGAAGTTCGTTGAAAGACAAAATTGATGGCTTTCTGACTGGACGAGGATGGGATCTGCCTACGACCACTCAAGAGCGGGAACAACTGTTGGAACATCATGCTGCTTCGCTATGGTTTATTCCGGACGGCATGATGCAGTCCTCACTTGCTCGTTGGTATTATAGTCAATTATCGGACAGGGAGGAGAATCTGATTCTGCTCACCGGGCATGTTGCTCATGGTACATTTGGTGATAAGCTGCTACAGGTTCCTGACAAGTATGGAGTGTGTGAGGTGCGGAAAATACGTTATAAAGTGCATCAGGGCTGGAAGGATGTTGAACGGATGCTGCACCTGATTCCAGCAAAGCATACGGTCCTTGTGCATGCTGACCGGGCAGAGACGGACCGATTAAAAGAAGGTTTGCTCAGAAATAGCCCGTCACCGGGAACAGTTATACATTCACTGTCTGCTGGTGACGAGCTATATCTGTGA